The following proteins come from a genomic window of Pseudomonas sp. WJP1:
- a CDS encoding lysine N(6)-hydroxylase/L-ornithine N(5)-oxygenase family protein encodes MTQAIASPIVHDLIGVGFGPSNLALAIALQERGPSQGELDVLFLDKQAHYSWHGNTLSTQSELQISFLKDLVTLRNPTSPYSFVNYLKAHGRLVDFINLGTFYPCRMEYNDYLRWVAAQFENQSRYGEEVLTIEPVLHNQQVEALRVISRDSTGHQHVRTTRSVVVSAGGTPRIPEAFKALKGDNRVFHHSQYLAQMAKQPCVNNQPMSIAIIGGGQSAAEAFIDLNDSFPSVQVDMILRGSALKPADDSPFVNEVFSPEFTDLVFQQESSERERLVNEYHNTNYSVVDIDLIERIYGIFYRQKVSGIARHAFRTLTTIEKASATERGIELAVRNNATGEVTVRHYDAVVLATGYERQMHRKLLAPLEQYLGDFEVDRNYKLITDERCKAGIYMQGFCQASHGLSDTLLSILPIRADEIAGSLYDHGKKRGHRSMADLLLATAS; translated from the coding sequence ATGACACAGGCAATTGCATCGCCCATCGTTCACGACCTGATCGGCGTCGGTTTCGGCCCTTCGAACCTGGCACTGGCCATCGCCCTGCAAGAGCGCGGGCCGAGCCAGGGCGAACTGGATGTGCTGTTTCTCGACAAGCAAGCCCACTACAGCTGGCATGGCAACACCCTGTCGACCCAGAGCGAGCTGCAGATTTCCTTCCTCAAGGACCTGGTGACCCTGCGCAACCCGACCAGTCCTTACTCGTTCGTCAATTACCTCAAGGCCCACGGTCGCCTGGTGGACTTCATCAACCTGGGCACGTTCTATCCCTGCCGCATGGAGTACAACGATTACCTGCGCTGGGTAGCCGCGCAATTCGAGAATCAGAGCCGTTATGGCGAAGAAGTGCTGACCATCGAACCGGTGCTGCACAACCAGCAGGTCGAAGCGCTGCGGGTGATTTCTCGCGATAGCACTGGGCATCAACATGTGCGAACCACCCGCTCGGTGGTGGTCAGCGCGGGCGGTACGCCGCGGATCCCCGAGGCGTTCAAGGCGCTCAAGGGCGACAATCGGGTGTTTCACCATTCGCAGTACCTGGCGCAGATGGCCAAACAGCCGTGCGTGAACAACCAGCCGATGAGCATCGCGATCATCGGTGGCGGGCAGAGCGCAGCGGAAGCCTTCATCGATCTTAACGACAGCTTCCCGTCGGTGCAGGTCGACATGATCCTGCGTGGTTCTGCCCTGAAACCGGCGGACGACAGCCCGTTCGTCAATGAGGTGTTCTCGCCGGAGTTCACCGACCTGGTGTTCCAGCAGGAAAGCAGCGAGCGTGAGCGCCTGGTCAACGAATACCACAACACCAACTATTCGGTGGTGGACATCGACCTGATCGAGCGCATCTACGGCATTTTCTACCGGCAGAAAGTCTCGGGCATTGCTCGCCATGCGTTCCGTACCTTGACCACTATCGAAAAAGCCAGCGCCACCGAGCGTGGCATCGAACTGGCGGTGCGCAACAACGCCACCGGCGAAGTCACGGTCCGTCACTACGACGCCGTGGTGCTGGCCACCGGTTACGAGCGGCAGATGCACCGCAAGCTGCTGGCCCCGCTGGAGCAGTACCTGGGTGATTTCGAGGTGGATCGCAACTACAAACTGATCACCGACGAGCGCTGCAAGGCCGGCATCTATATGCAGGGCTTCTGCCAGGCCAGCCATGGCTTGAGCGACACGCTGCTGTCGATCCTGCCGATTCGCGCGGACGAGATTGCCGGGTCGCTGTATGACCATGGCAAGAAGCGCGGGCATCGCTCGATGGCGGATTTGCTCCTGGCGACGGCCAGCTGA
- a CDS encoding sigma-70 family RNA polymerase sigma factor, which produces MLENYYRELVCFLNAKLGNRQVAEDVVHDAYLRVLERSSDTPIEQPRAFLYRTALNLVIDDHRRNALRQVESLEVLDNEERYFSPSPLSSLDHGQRLDMLQRALAELPRLCRESFLLRKIEGLSHPQIAEHLGISKALVEKHIVNAMKHCRVRMRQWDAH; this is translated from the coding sequence ATGTTGGAAAACTACTATCGAGAGCTGGTGTGTTTCCTCAACGCCAAGCTCGGCAACCGCCAGGTGGCCGAAGATGTGGTGCATGACGCTTATCTGCGAGTCCTGGAACGCTCCAGCGACACGCCGATCGAGCAGCCCCGGGCATTCCTTTATCGCACGGCCTTGAACCTGGTGATCGACGATCACCGACGCAATGCATTGCGCCAGGTCGAGTCGCTGGAGGTGCTCGACAACGAAGAGCGCTATTTCAGCCCATCGCCCCTCAGCAGCCTCGATCACGGCCAGCGCCTGGACATGCTCCAGCGCGCCCTGGCGGAATTGCCCCGACTGTGTCGCGAGAGTTTCCTGCTGCGCAAGATCGAAGGCCTTTCACATCCGCAGATCGCCGAACACCTGGGCATCTCCAAGGCCCTGGTAGAAAAGCACATCGTCAACGCCATGAAGCATTGCCGGGTGCGGATGCGCCAATGGGATGCGCATTGA
- a CDS encoding efflux RND transporter periplasmic adaptor subunit, whose protein sequence is MNRPRHTRRALLVALSLIPVVAVAAWQFIPPGRDQFATVQVTRADIESSVTALGTLQPRRYVDVGAQASGQIQKIHVEVGDVVKEGQLLVEIDPSTQQAKLDAGRFSIENLKAQLQEQRAQHDLAQQKYQRQQNLKAGNATREEDVQTAQAELRATQARIDMFQAQIRQAQASLRSDQAELGYTRIYAPMSGTVVALDAREGQTLNAQQQTPLILRIAKLSPMTVWAEVSEADIGHVKPGMNAWFTTLSGGTRRWKSTVRQILPVPPKPLDQTSQGGGSPASSSKSGSARVVLYTVLLDVDNADNALMAEMTTQVFFVADQAQNVLTAPIAALQAGVQADSQTAQVVARNGSIEQRNVRTGISDRLRVQILDGLQEGDHLLIGPADGSGG, encoded by the coding sequence ATGAATCGTCCCCGTCACACCCGACGCGCCCTGCTTGTAGCACTCAGCCTGATTCCCGTTGTCGCCGTCGCGGCCTGGCAGTTCATCCCGCCCGGGCGTGACCAGTTCGCCACCGTGCAAGTCACCCGCGCCGACATCGAAAGCAGCGTCACGGCCTTGGGTACCCTGCAACCCAGGCGTTATGTCGACGTCGGTGCCCAGGCGTCCGGGCAGATTCAAAAGATCCATGTGGAAGTCGGGGACGTGGTCAAGGAAGGCCAGCTGCTGGTGGAAATCGATCCCTCCACGCAACAGGCCAAGCTCGATGCCGGGCGTTTCTCCATCGAAAACCTCAAGGCGCAGCTTCAGGAACAACGCGCGCAACACGACCTCGCCCAACAGAAATACCAGCGTCAGCAAAACCTCAAGGCCGGCAACGCCACCCGCGAAGAAGACGTGCAGACCGCCCAGGCCGAACTGCGCGCCACCCAGGCGCGCATCGACATGTTCCAGGCGCAGATTCGCCAGGCCCAGGCCAGCCTGCGCAGCGATCAGGCCGAGCTCGGCTACACCCGGATCTATGCGCCCATGTCCGGCACCGTGGTCGCGCTGGATGCCCGGGAAGGCCAGACCCTTAACGCCCAGCAACAGACCCCGCTGATTCTGCGCATCGCCAAGCTGTCGCCAATGACCGTGTGGGCCGAAGTCTCCGAAGCCGACATCGGCCACGTCAAACCCGGCATGAACGCCTGGTTCACCACCCTCAGCGGCGGCACCCGACGCTGGAAAAGCACCGTACGGCAGATTCTGCCGGTCCCGCCCAAACCCCTGGACCAGACCAGCCAGGGCGGCGGCAGCCCGGCCAGTTCGAGCAAAAGCGGCAGCGCGCGGGTGGTGCTGTACACCGTGCTGCTGGACGTCGACAACGCCGACAACGCGCTGATGGCGGAAATGACCACCCAGGTATTTTTCGTCGCAGACCAAGCGCAGAACGTCCTGACCGCGCCGATCGCCGCCCTGCAGGCCGGCGTGCAAGCCGACAGCCAGACCGCGCAAGTGGTGGCCAGGAATGGCAGCATCGAACAGCGCAACGTCCGCACCGGCATCAGCGATCGGCTGCGGGTGCAGATCCTCGACGGCCTGCAGGAAGGCGATCACTTGCTGATCGGCCCGGCCGACGGGAGTGGCGGTTGA
- a CDS encoding MacB family efflux pump subunit, whose protein sequence is MQTPLIDLSDIRKAYGGGDAPEVHVLRGIDLSIHAGEFVAIVGASGSGKSTLMNILGCLDRPTSGEYRFAGENVAALDSDALAWLRREAFGFVFQGYHLIPSGSAQENVEMPAIYAGTPAAERHARAAALLERLGLATRTGNRPHQLSGGQQQRVSIARALMNGGHIILADEPTGALDSHSGKEVMALLDELASQGHVVILITHDREVAARAKRIIEIRDGLIISDSARDNPAAQTCANPGALQAVDLRKRLTEGAQASGAWKGELVDAVQAAWRVMWINKFRTALTLLGIIIGVASVVVMLAVGEGSKRQVMAQMGAFGSNIIYLSGSSPNPRTPLGIVTLDEVKAVASLPQVMRIMPVNGQEAGVRFGNLDHLSYVGGNDTNFPAIFNWPVVQGSYFTEADERNAAAVAVIGHKVRTKLLKDVANPIGQYILIENVPFQVVGVLAEKGASSGDSDSDDRIAIPYSAASVRLFGTHNPEYIAIAAADARKVKETEQAIEQLMLRLHNGKKDFELTNNAAMIQAEARTQNTLSLMLGSIAAISLLVGGIGVMNIMLMTVRERTREIGIRMATGARQRDILRQFLTEAVMLSVVGGLAGIALALIVGGVLILSEVAVAFSLIAVLGAFGCALVTGVVFGFMPARKAARLDPVTALTSE, encoded by the coding sequence ATGCAAACGCCCCTGATCGACCTTTCGGACATCCGCAAAGCCTACGGCGGCGGCGACGCCCCTGAAGTCCACGTATTGCGCGGCATCGACCTGTCGATCCATGCCGGTGAGTTCGTGGCGATCGTCGGCGCCTCCGGTTCCGGCAAGTCGACACTGATGAACATCCTCGGCTGCCTCGACCGGCCGACCTCGGGCGAATACCGCTTCGCCGGAGAAAACGTCGCCGCCCTGGACAGTGATGCACTGGCGTGGTTGCGCCGCGAAGCCTTCGGTTTCGTGTTCCAGGGTTACCACCTGATTCCGTCCGGCTCGGCCCAGGAAAACGTCGAGATGCCGGCAATTTATGCAGGCACCCCGGCCGCCGAACGCCATGCCCGCGCCGCCGCCCTGCTCGAGCGCCTCGGCCTGGCCACGCGCACTGGCAATCGTCCGCACCAGCTTTCCGGTGGTCAGCAGCAGCGGGTGTCCATTGCCCGCGCCTTGATGAACGGCGGCCATATTATCCTCGCCGACGAACCCACCGGCGCCCTCGACAGCCACAGCGGCAAGGAAGTCATGGCGCTGCTCGACGAGCTGGCGAGCCAGGGCCACGTGGTGATCCTCATCACCCACGACCGCGAGGTGGCGGCGCGGGCCAAGCGCATCATCGAGATCCGCGACGGCCTGATCATCAGCGACAGCGCCCGGGACAACCCCGCCGCGCAAACCTGCGCCAATCCCGGCGCGTTGCAAGCGGTGGACCTGCGCAAGCGCCTGACCGAAGGCGCGCAAGCCAGCGGCGCCTGGAAAGGCGAACTGGTCGATGCGGTGCAAGCTGCCTGGCGGGTGATGTGGATCAACAAGTTCCGCACCGCGCTGACCCTGCTGGGGATCATCATAGGCGTCGCTTCGGTGGTGGTGATGCTGGCCGTCGGCGAAGGCAGCAAGCGCCAGGTCATGGCCCAGATGGGCGCGTTCGGCTCCAACATCATTTACCTCAGCGGCTCGTCGCCCAACCCGCGAACACCGCTGGGCATCGTCACCCTGGACGAAGTCAAGGCAGTGGCGAGCCTGCCCCAGGTCATGCGCATCATGCCCGTCAACGGCCAGGAAGCCGGGGTCCGCTTTGGCAACCTCGACCACCTGAGCTACGTCGGCGGCAACGACACCAACTTCCCGGCGATCTTCAACTGGCCGGTGGTGCAAGGCAGCTATTTCACCGAGGCCGATGAACGAAACGCCGCGGCGGTCGCGGTGATCGGGCACAAGGTGCGGACCAAGCTGCTCAAGGACGTGGCCAATCCCATCGGCCAGTACATCCTCATCGAAAACGTGCCATTCCAGGTGGTCGGCGTGCTGGCGGAAAAAGGTGCGAGCTCCGGCGACTCCGACAGCGACGACCGCATCGCCATCCCCTACTCCGCGGCCAGTGTGCGGCTGTTCGGCACCCATAACCCGGAATACATCGCGATTGCCGCCGCCGATGCGCGCAAGGTCAAGGAGACGGAACAGGCCATTGAGCAATTGATGCTGCGCCTGCACAACGGCAAGAAGGATTTCGAACTGACCAACAACGCGGCGATGATCCAGGCCGAAGCGCGCACGCAAAACACCCTGTCGCTGATGCTCGGTTCGATTGCCGCGATTTCGTTGCTGGTGGGCGGTATCGGGGTGATGAACATCATGCTCATGACCGTGCGTGAACGGACCCGCGAGATCGGCATCCGCATGGCCACCGGCGCCCGCCAGCGCGACATCCTGCGCCAGTTCCTCACCGAAGCGGTGATGCTCTCGGTGGTCGGCGGACTGGCCGGGATCGCCCTGGCGCTGATTGTCGGCGGCGTACTGATCCTCAGTGAAGTCGCCGTCGCGTTCTCCTTGATAGCGGTGCTGGGCGCCTTCGGCTGCGCCCTGGTCACCGGTGTTGTCTTCGGCTTCATGCCGGCCCGCAAAGCTGCCCGACTCGACCCGGTCACGGCCCTTACCAGTGAATGA
- a CDS encoding efflux transporter outer membrane subunit: MKPQLSLLTLCLLLGACGSPAQRPDSGIAPPAAWQSPHTAGSTRDNQQWWNRFGSPQLGRLIEQARVGSYDLAAAIARVRQAQAETVVAGGSQLPEVKAGLNANRQKLLRGNGYSQLDADSDNNAVDYFTANLTASYEIDFWGGQRASRDSAQFALRASEFDQATVELTLLSGVASTYAQTLSLQEQSRIAELNLANAQNVLKLVQTRYDSGSATALELAQQKSLVAAQQRQLPLVQQQAIDAQISLATLLGRPVQELALGQEHFDQLSWPAIDAGVPSELLSRRPDIARAEAQLAAAQADVTVARAAMLPTVTLSAEIGSGADRAGDILRSPFYNLTAGLLAPVFNNGRLGAERDKATARQEELLETYRGAIINGFADVEKALNSIRGLDEQRQWQSEELSQAQTAFNIAQSRYEAGAEDLLTVLETQRTLYAAQDLNVQLRLSRMQASIALYKALGGGWQVL, encoded by the coding sequence ATGAAGCCGCAATTGAGTTTGCTGACCCTTTGCCTGTTGCTAGGCGCCTGCGGCAGCCCTGCCCAGCGCCCGGACAGCGGCATTGCGCCGCCCGCCGCCTGGCAATCGCCGCACACAGCGGGTTCCACCCGCGACAACCAGCAATGGTGGAACCGCTTCGGCAGTCCGCAACTGGGTCGCCTGATCGAACAGGCCCGAGTCGGCAGTTACGATTTAGCCGCCGCTATTGCCCGAGTACGCCAGGCACAGGCCGAAACAGTAGTCGCTGGCGGCTCGCAGTTACCTGAGGTCAAGGCCGGGTTGAACGCCAACCGGCAGAAGTTGCTGCGCGGCAATGGCTACAGTCAACTCGACGCCGACAGCGATAACAACGCGGTCGACTACTTCACCGCCAACCTGACTGCGAGCTACGAAATCGATTTCTGGGGCGGCCAGCGCGCGTCCCGTGACAGTGCGCAATTCGCCTTGCGGGCCAGCGAGTTCGATCAGGCGACCGTCGAGTTGACGCTGCTCAGCGGTGTCGCCAGCACCTATGCGCAAACTTTGTCGCTGCAGGAGCAGAGCCGAATTGCCGAGCTTAATCTGGCCAACGCCCAGAATGTTTTGAAACTTGTGCAGACCCGCTACGACTCAGGTTCGGCAACAGCTCTGGAGCTGGCCCAGCAGAAAAGCCTGGTGGCCGCGCAACAACGGCAATTGCCACTGGTGCAGCAGCAGGCCATCGACGCGCAGATCAGCCTCGCCACCCTCCTCGGTCGCCCGGTGCAGGAACTGGCGCTGGGCCAGGAACACTTCGATCAATTGTCCTGGCCCGCCATCGACGCAGGTGTCCCCAGCGAATTGCTCAGCCGCCGCCCGGACATCGCCCGGGCCGAAGCGCAACTGGCCGCCGCCCAGGCCGACGTCACCGTGGCCCGCGCCGCGATGTTGCCGACCGTGACCCTGAGCGCGGAAATCGGCTCCGGTGCCGACCGTGCCGGCGACATCCTGCGCAGCCCCTTCTACAACCTCACCGCCGGATTGCTCGCCCCGGTGTTCAACAACGGGCGCCTGGGCGCCGAGCGCGACAAGGCCACCGCGCGCCAGGAAGAACTGCTGGAAACCTACCGCGGCGCGATCATCAATGGCTTCGCCGACGTGGAAAAAGCCTTGAACAGCATTCGCGGGCTGGACGAACAGCGCCAGTGGCAAAGCGAGGAACTGAGCCAGGCGCAGACCGCGTTCAACATCGCCCAAAGCCGCTATGAAGCCGGTGCCGAGGACTTGCTGACGGTGCTGGAGACGCAACGCACGCTGTATGCGGCGCAGGATTTGAATGTGCAGCTGAGGCTGTCGCGGATGCAGGCGAGCATTGCGTTGTACAAGGCACTTGGGGGTGGGTGGCAGGTTTTGTAA
- the pvdP gene encoding pyoverdine maturation tyrosinase PvdP, translated as MKISRRWFMAGLALTGAAVPAAFYGHRQWTKPDPTITPGEASFDVADVAGQRLANTLRGVWQIRFEGRDAGLEGLPRDGLELFLDIGHKGRGLVGFLDTAERLRSHEVPRYQVLGDVAGVKPAQLSWRLLSARGSCDYEFSMALDEVWAGFGNAGSGSLSGRVLDLDRPLMMTAQDNRFVAVKKVFPEARERTGLNPPLLAWLTSQEHRLFHQLWHASRDKWHTLPEDKRNALRGIGWQPGPRDKERDARGTRKDRNGSGVDFFFMHRHMLGTARSMQDLPSWTQFPLPQPELLRDRIGFAHYFDNHDGTALPPTWLAEDDDEYSQWVSDIKTAETYHSNFQVWESQYRDPRYLSKLTLGQFGSEVELGLHDWLHMRWASVPRDPSNGQPVPFARDPADFSARWYAPENDFLGDPFSSHVNPVFWHFHGWIDDRLEDWFRAHERFHPGEVSRLEVNGVQWFAPGRWVEIDDPWLGPGTHGCNTTPGLQAGKSVEMDPETMKLALRITFGEDEKKLADLFRKVPQRPWYARNLKAKQSQV; from the coding sequence ATGAAGATTTCTCGACGATGGTTCATGGCAGGCCTGGCGCTGACCGGTGCTGCCGTGCCCGCGGCTTTTTATGGGCATCGCCAGTGGACGAAGCCGGATCCGACGATCACCCCCGGCGAAGCGTCGTTCGATGTGGCGGATGTTGCCGGTCAACGCTTGGCGAATACGCTGCGCGGTGTCTGGCAGATCCGTTTCGAAGGCCGTGATGCCGGGCTCGAAGGCTTGCCACGGGACGGACTGGAGCTGTTTCTCGACATCGGCCACAAGGGCCGTGGTCTGGTTGGTTTTCTCGACACCGCCGAGCGCTTGCGTTCACACGAAGTGCCGCGCTATCAGGTGCTCGGTGATGTGGCCGGGGTCAAGCCGGCGCAGTTGAGTTGGCGCTTGCTCAGCGCCCGTGGCAGCTGTGACTACGAGTTCAGCATGGCGCTGGACGAAGTCTGGGCCGGTTTCGGCAATGCCGGTAGCGGCAGCCTCAGTGGTCGCGTGCTGGACCTGGATCGTCCCTTGATGATGACGGCCCAGGACAATCGTTTCGTTGCGGTCAAGAAAGTGTTCCCCGAAGCCCGCGAACGCACCGGTCTGAATCCGCCTTTGCTGGCCTGGCTGACATCCCAGGAGCATCGGTTGTTCCACCAGCTCTGGCATGCGTCCAGGGATAAATGGCACACCTTGCCCGAAGACAAGCGCAACGCCTTGCGCGGTATTGGCTGGCAGCCCGGGCCGCGGGACAAGGAACGTGACGCCCGTGGCACGCGCAAGGATCGCAACGGCTCGGGCGTGGACTTTTTCTTCATGCACCGGCACATGCTCGGCACCGCACGTTCGATGCAGGATTTGCCGTCGTGGACGCAGTTCCCCTTGCCGCAACCGGAGTTGCTCCGGGACCGCATCGGCTTCGCCCATTATTTCGACAACCACGACGGCACGGCGCTGCCGCCGACCTGGCTGGCCGAAGACGATGACGAGTATTCGCAATGGGTCAGCGACATCAAGACCGCCGAGACCTACCACAGCAATTTCCAGGTCTGGGAGTCGCAGTACCGCGACCCGCGTTACCTGTCGAAGTTGACCCTGGGGCAGTTTGGCTCGGAGGTCGAGCTGGGCTTGCATGACTGGCTGCACATGCGCTGGGCCTCGGTGCCGCGCGACCCGTCCAACGGTCAGCCGGTGCCGTTCGCCCGCGATCCGGCGGACTTTTCCGCACGCTGGTATGCGCCGGAAAACGACTTTCTCGGCGATCCTTTCTCGTCCCATGTGAACCCGGTGTTCTGGCACTTCCACGGCTGGATCGACGATCGCCTGGAAGACTGGTTCCGCGCCCATGAACGCTTTCATCCGGGGGAGGTGAGCCGGCTTGAGGTCAATGGCGTGCAGTGGTTCGCACCGGGGCGCTGGGTCGAGATCGACGATCCGTGGCTGGGTCCGGGCACCCATGGTTGCAACACCACGCCGGGGTTGCAGGCGGGCAAGTCGGTGGAGATGGATCCGGAGACCATGAAGCTGGCGCTGCGGATTACCTTTGGTGAGGATGAGAAGAAGCTGGCGGATCTGTTCAGGAAGGTGCCGCAGCGGCCTTGGTATGCGCGGAATTTGAAGGCCAAGCAAAGTCAGGTCTGA
- the pvdM gene encoding pyoverdine-tailoring dipeptidase-like protein PvdM yields the protein MTKPRSKKALFIGLPLALAISAGAGFAAWDYWFKDNPGYPVKVMKQADELHERLLSFDSHITVPMDFGTAGNEADKDGSGQFDLVKTGRGRLSGAALTIFGWPEIWNGPNAPHRPTAGFIEEARFEQETRYKIISALVRDFPNQAAIAYTPDDFRRLHGEGKFAIFLSMLNAYPLGNDLNALDKWAARGMRMFGFSYVGNNAWADSSRPLPFFNDSRDALGGLSDIGKQAVQRLNDLGVIIDVSQMSTKALEQVARLSRTPMVASHSAPRALVDIPRNLSDHEMQLIKDSGGVVQIVGFPTYIRPLSQATQDKLNALRARFDLQPLQGLEMALMPGDPIITVWSEQRFGEYASQLYAIVDEEPKATLKDYGDAIDYAVKKIGIDHVGISSDFNDGGGLDGWKDVSEARNVTAELISRGYSEADIAKLWGGNFLRVWDQVEKSSRPVAKN from the coding sequence ATGACAAAACCACGTTCGAAAAAGGCTCTTTTCATCGGCCTGCCGTTGGCCCTGGCGATCAGCGCGGGTGCAGGCTTTGCGGCCTGGGATTACTGGTTCAAGGACAATCCCGGCTACCCGGTCAAGGTGATGAAGCAGGCCGATGAACTGCATGAGCGCCTTCTCTCGTTCGACAGCCACATCACCGTGCCCATGGATTTCGGCACCGCCGGCAATGAAGCCGACAAGGACGGCAGCGGCCAGTTCGACCTGGTCAAGACCGGGCGCGGACGCCTGTCCGGGGCGGCCCTGACGATTTTCGGCTGGCCGGAAATCTGGAACGGCCCCAACGCGCCGCATCGCCCCACCGCCGGCTTCATCGAAGAGGCACGCTTCGAACAGGAAACCCGCTACAAGATCATCAGCGCCCTGGTGCGCGACTTCCCCAACCAGGCTGCCATCGCCTACACCCCCGACGATTTCCGGCGCCTGCATGGCGAAGGCAAGTTCGCGATCTTCCTCAGCATGCTCAACGCCTACCCCCTGGGCAACGACCTCAATGCCCTGGACAAATGGGCTGCGCGGGGCATGCGTATGTTCGGTTTCAGCTACGTGGGCAACAACGCCTGGGCCGATTCGTCCAGGCCCTTGCCGTTCTTCAACGATTCGCGGGATGCCCTCGGCGGTCTCTCGGACATCGGCAAGCAGGCTGTACAGCGTCTCAACGACCTTGGCGTGATCATTGATGTGTCGCAGATGTCGACCAAGGCCCTGGAACAAGTGGCCCGCTTGAGCCGCACGCCGATGGTGGCGTCGCACTCCGCCCCGCGCGCCCTGGTGGACATCCCGCGCAACCTCAGCGACCACGAAATGCAGTTGATCAAGGACAGCGGCGGCGTGGTGCAGATTGTCGGTTTCCCGACCTACATCCGCCCGCTGAGCCAGGCCACCCAGGACAAACTCAACGCCCTGCGTGCGCGTTTCGACCTGCAACCGCTGCAAGGCCTGGAGATGGCGTTGATGCCGGGCGACCCGATCATCACCGTATGGTCTGAGCAACGTTTCGGCGAATACGCCAGCCAGCTCTACGCGATTGTCGACGAAGAACCCAAGGCCACCCTCAAGGACTACGGCGACGCGATTGACTACGCGGTGAAGAAAATCGGCATCGATCACGTCGGCATCAGTTCCGACTTCAACGATGGCGGCGGCCTGGACGGCTGGAAGGACGTCAGCGAGGCGCGCAACGTGACCGCAGAGCTGATCAGCCGCGGCTACAGCGAAGCCGATATCGCCAAACTCTGGGGCGGCAACTTCCTGCGGGTCTGGGACCAGGTCGAAAAATCCTCCAGGCCCGTCGCCAAAAACTGA
- the pvdN gene encoding pyoverdine-tailoring periplasmic protein PvdN has translation MTNRRSFLKQAGILAAGLPLAAGVNLPAVAGNPPPLPKGKWAQLRQLFNQDPDYLHFANFLVTSHPTPVRNAIEMHRANIDRNPGRAMDWDLQETEKREHNVRVWAGRYLNAKPEQIALTGSTTEGLAMIYGGIHVRPDQEILVSEHEHYSTNYTLEFRQQRQGTNVRKLKLFENSRDISVDEVLGSIAKGIRPQTRVLGMTWVQSGSGVKLPIGDIGKLVEELNRKRDEKDQILYVVDGVHGFGVEDFEFPDMHCDFFIAGTHKWMFGPRGTGIICARSAELKNVTPIIPTFSESTDFATIMTPGGYHSFEHRWAADEAFKLHLDLGKAEVQARIHELNTYAKDRLLEQPRIELVTPKSPQLSAGFTFFRIKDQDCEKVASQLMQNRVVCDSVERDAGPVVRIAPGLLNSEHEIDRFMALLNKTA, from the coding sequence ATGACCAACCGTCGCTCATTCCTCAAGCAGGCCGGCATTCTCGCCGCCGGCCTGCCCCTGGCTGCTGGCGTGAACCTGCCAGCGGTAGCCGGCAATCCGCCGCCTTTGCCCAAGGGCAAATGGGCGCAATTGCGCCAGCTGTTCAATCAGGACCCGGACTACCTGCATTTCGCCAACTTCCTCGTCACCTCCCACCCCACGCCGGTGCGCAACGCGATCGAGATGCACCGCGCCAACATCGACCGCAACCCTGGCCGGGCCATGGACTGGGACCTGCAGGAAACCGAGAAACGCGAGCACAACGTGCGGGTCTGGGCCGGGCGTTACCTCAATGCCAAACCCGAGCAGATCGCGCTGACCGGCAGCACCACGGAAGGCCTGGCGATGATCTATGGCGGGATTCATGTGCGGCCCGACCAGGAAATCCTGGTCAGCGAACATGAGCACTACTCGACCAACTACACCCTGGAATTTCGTCAGCAACGCCAGGGCACGAACGTGCGCAAGCTCAAGCTGTTCGAGAACAGCCGCGACATTTCCGTGGACGAAGTGCTGGGTTCGATCGCCAAAGGCATCCGCCCGCAGACCCGCGTGCTGGGCATGACCTGGGTGCAATCGGGCAGCGGCGTGAAACTGCCGATCGGCGACATCGGCAAACTGGTCGAAGAGCTGAACCGCAAGCGCGACGAGAAAGACCAGATCCTGTATGTGGTCGACGGGGTGCACGGCTTTGGTGTCGAGGACTTCGAGTTTCCCGACATGCACTGCGACTTCTTCATCGCCGGCACGCACAAATGGATGTTCGGCCCCCGTGGCACCGGAATCATTTGCGCCCGCTCCGCCGAGCTCAAGAACGTCACGCCGATCATTCCGACCTTCAGCGAATCCACCGACTTCGCGACCATCATGACCCCCGGCGGTTATCACAGTTTCGAACACCGTTGGGCCGCGGATGAAGCGTTCAAGCTGCACCTGGATTTGGGCAAGGCCGAGGTCCAGGCGCGCATTCATGAGCTCAACACCTATGCCAAGGATCGCCTGCTGGAACAGCCGCGGATCGAACTGGTCACGCCAAAAAGCCCGCAACTGTCCGCCGGTTTCACCTTCTTCCGGATCAAGGACCAGGACTGCGAGAAGGTCGCCAGCCAACTGATGCAGAACCGTGTGGTCTGCGACTCGGTGGAGCGTGACGCCGGCCCGGTGGTGCGCATCGCCCCCGGCCTGCTCAACAGCGAACACGAAATCGACCGTTTCATGGCGTTGCTCAACAAAACCGCCTGA